In a single window of the Lodderomyces elongisporus chromosome 4, complete sequence genome:
- the UTR1 gene encoding NAD(+) kinase codes for MDLQQLRESRKNGISHVSSSSSISSLATEVQPDGTNIPEPSHAESQARQIPQPQQRKQNHSINDHPLVSPQPQFPHHHQHQHQHQHQHPQTQTQTQTPQQPQPSSFRRKNSIQRFNRSLLNSSTTSMASSYNGVGSFTNSAANSGLNSGVNSGSVSALHSMSSSPKDSFIRETPRIHSKLYCEEVAGGAKTAKEVLSRLSTDELRSVRTHTELAETANGVRMLAKNLSRATIQLNVKSIMIITKARDNALVYLTREVVEWLFSEHEDMTIYVDAKLQASKRFNCDAIIQEYPVAAKQLKFWNKKLTMKSPELFDLVVTLGGDGTVLFVSNLFQRIVPPVLSFALGSLGFLTNFKFDDYKSRLDHCINSGVKANLRMRFTCRVHTNEGKLICEQQVLNELVVDRGPSPFVTQLELYGDGSLLTIAQADGLIIATPTGSTAYSLSAGGSLVHPGVSAISVTPICPHTLSFRPILLPDGMFLKIKVPSTSRSTAWCSFDGRVRTELAKGYYVTVQASPFPFPTVISSKNEYIDSVSRNLHWNIREQQKPFSSYLKPEMRRMIADNPEDQGTFDKLNSGATGAEDETEEEEFDIDYGDQDVKEEKHIATSGGQGGSQDASETNSEDMLFIPPGGGTQTPQNANYLNSDERSCYAHPHAKIHLSGNGDL; via the coding sequence aTGGACTTACAGCAATTGCGGGAGTCACGTAAAAATGGCATTTCTCACGTGAGCTCGTCATCTTCGATATCATCATTGGCCACTGAGGTGCAACCGGATGGGACAAACATTCCAGAGCCTCTGCATGCGGAATCACAAGCAAGACAGATTCCTCAACCTCAACAGCGGAAACAAAATCACCTGATAAACGACCACCCGTTGGTGCTGCCGCAACCCCAGTTCCCGCAccatcatcagcatcagcatcagcatcagcatcagcatccacaaacacaaacacaaacacaaacacctCAGCAGCCACAGCCTTCTTCGTTTCGACGTAAGAACTCGATACAAAGGTTTAATCGATCGCTTTTGAACTCCAGCACCACGTCAATGGCTAGCTCGTATAATGGTGTTGGCAGTTTTACCAACTCTGCAGCAAATTCTGGACTAAATTCTGGAGTAAATTCTGGATCTGTTTCGGCATTACATAGCATGAGTAGTTCACCCAAGGATTCTTTTATTCGAGAAACACCTAGAATACACTCCAAATTGTATTGTGAAGAAGTTGCTGGCGGTGCTAAGACTGCAAAGGAAGTTTTATCGAGACTTTCTACTGATGAATTGCGTTCCGTAAGAACACATACTGAGTTGGCAGAGACAGCAAACGGCGTCAGGATGCTTGCCAAAAATCTTTCGAGAGCCACCATACAGTTAAATGTTAAATCGATCATGATTATCACCAAAGCTAGGGACAATGCTTTGGTGTACTTGACACGGGAAGTCGTAGAGTGGCTCTTTTCCGAGCACGAGGATATGACCATTTACGTTGATGCCAAATTGCAAGCGTCGAAAAGATTCAATTGTGATGCCATCATCCAAGAATATCCCGTGGCTGCAAAGCAGTTGAAGTTTTGGAATAAGAAATTGACCATGAAGTCCCCAGAGTTGTTTGATTTGGTTGTAACTCTTGGTGGAGATGGAACTGTGTTATTTGTTTCCAATTTGTTTCAAAGAATTGTTCCACCTGTGTTGAGTTTTGCTTTGGGCAGTTTGGGCTTTTTAaccaatttcaaatttgatGATTACAAGTCAAGGTTAGACCATTGTATCAATTCGGGAGTCAAGGCAAACTTGAGGATGAGATTTACTTGTAGAGTGCATACAAATGAAGGGAAATTAATTTGCGAGCAACAAGTGTTGAATGAATTGGTTGTGGATAGAGGTCCTTCGCCATTTGTCACACAGCTTGAGTTATATGGAGACGGGTCATTATTGACTATTGCGCAAGCTGATGGGTTAATAATTGCCACGCCGACGGGTTCTACTGCGTACTCTTTGTCGGCCGGGGGCTCATTGGTCCATCCTGGTGTTAGTGCAATTAGTGTGACACCAATTTGTCCGCATACGCTTTCGTTTAGGCCTATTCTCCTACCAGACGgaatgtttttgaaaataaaagtgcCTCTGACAAGTCGTTCCACAGCGTGGTGTTCATTTGATGGACGCGTTCGAACTGAGCTTGCTAAAGGATATTACGTTACTGTGCAAGCCTCGCCGTTTCCCTTTCCCACAGTGATTTCGTCAAAGAATGAATACATTGATTCTGTGAGTAGGAACTTGCACTGGAATATCAGGGAGCAGCAGAAGCCATTTAGTTCTTACTTGAAACCGGAAATGAGGAGAATGATTGCAGACAATCCCGAGGATCAAGGTACATTTGATAAGTTGAATAGCGGGGCGACGGGAGCAGAAGATGAAacagaagaggaagagttTGATATTGATTATGGCGACCAGGATGTAAAGGAAGAGAAGCATATAGCTACATCTGGTGGCCAAGGTGGTAGTCAAGACGCAAGTGAGACAAATAGTGAAGACATGCTTTTTATCCCACCTGGTGGTGGTACGCAGACTCCTCAGAATGCCAACTACTTGAATTCAGACGAACGAAGTTGCTATGCACATCCGCATGCAAAGATTCATTTAAGTGGCAATGGTGATttataa
- the NSA2 gene encoding Ribosome biogenesis protein (BUSCO:EOG09263ZBF) yields MPQNEYIEQHIKQHGRRLDHEERKRKKEAREGHRVAKDAQTLKGWRAKQFAKKRYSEKVSMRKKIKAHQESKVKGPSTPKQDEGEALPTYLLDRQTNNTAKALSSSIKQKRLEKADKFSVPLPKVRGISEEEMFKVIKTGKSKTKSWKRMITKHTFVGEGFTRRPVKMERIIRPAALRQKKANVTHPELGVTVFLPILGVKKNPQSPMYTQLGVLTKGTIIEVNVSELGLVTAGGKVVWGKYAQITNEPDRDGCVNAVLLV; encoded by the coding sequence ATGCCTCAAAACGAGTATATTGAACAACACATAAAACAGCACGGAAGGAGGTTAGATCACGaggagaggaaaagaaagaaggaggcTAGAGAGGGACATCGAGTGGCCAAAGATGCTCAAACACTTAAAGGTTGGAGAGCTAAACAGTTTGCCAAGAAGAGATACAGTGAAAAAGTATCGATGCGTAAAAAGATCAAGGCACACCAAGAAAGTAAAGTTAAGGGCCCCTCCACTCCAAAACAAGATGAAGGCGAAGCTTTGCCTACATATCTTTTGGATCGTCAGACAAATAACACTGCAAAGGCCTTGTCTTCGAGTATAAAACAGAAGAGATTGGAAAAGGCAGACAAATTCAGTGTTCCATTACCAAAGGTGCGTGGTATTTCGGAAGAAGAGATGTTCAAAGTGATAAAAACCGGAAAGAGCAAGACCAAGAGTTGGAAGAGAATGATAACCAAACATACTTTTGTCGGCGAAGGTTTCACACGTAGACCCGTTAAGATGGAAAGAATCATTCGTCCTGCAGCATTGAGACAAAAGAAGGCCAACGTGACACACCCAGAATTGGGCGTGACAGTATTTCTACCAATATTGGGCGTTAAGAAAAACCCACAATCGCCAATGTATACTCAATTAGGCGTGTTAACAAAAGGTACAATCATAGAAGTGAATGTTTCAGAGTTGGGTTTAGTTACTGCCGGAGGAAAAGTTGTATGGGGTAAATACGCCCAAATTACAAATGAGCCGGATAGAGATGGATGCGTTAATGCGGTTTTATTAGTATAG
- the MED6 gene encoding Mediator of RNA polymerase II transcription subunit 6 (BUSCO:EOG09264S40): protein MEALDEIQWKSPEFIQTRGLNTTNVLEYFSLSPFYDRTSNNQVLMMQFQYQQVQIPPRMTFHQYFQNRLQEMTGVEFVIALVREPDFWIIRKQRRISPTSTNTLQDYYIVGANVYQAPRIYDVLSSRMLASVLALKKSAKTMNEMTSYHISDGGHSFNNSIHGGEADKLASNISSNSLEPQPMQPNSETPAPFKESPGLESSAINTVSPNLAQAQNQPSSTNSTTATATATATNGGAANNTISFSSSTFDALLGEVTKEKDIEEAIYLKDKPLYGPGSIVDQLGVRTNIVD, encoded by the coding sequence ATGGAGGCGTTGGACGAAATACAATGGAAATCACCAGAGTTTATTCAAACACGAGGCCTTAATACAACAAACGTCTTGGAGTacttctccctctctccATTTTACGACAGAACTTCCAATAATCAAGTGCTAATGATGCAGTTTCAATACCAACAAGTGCAGATCCCGCCACGAATGACATTCCACCAGTACTTTCAGAACAGACTTCAGGAAATGACAGGTGTAGAATTTGTCATTGCCCTAGTACGAGAACCAGATTTTTGGATCATTAGAAAGCAGAGACGAATATCCCCTACATCAACAAACACATTACAAGATTATTACATTGTCGGTGCAAATGTGTATCAAGCACCTAGAATATACGATGTCTTACTGTCGAGAATGCTAGCTAGTGTTTTGGCGTTAAAAAAATcagcaaaaacaatgaaTGAAATGACAAGTTATCATATCTCCGATGGTGGACACTCATTTAATAATTCTATTCATGGCGGAGAAGCTGATAAACTTGCGAGTAACATATCTCTGAACTCATTAGAACCACAACCAATGCAACCCAATTCCGAGACACCAGCTCCGTTTAAAGAGAGCCCAGGTTTGGAGTCCTCTGCAATTAATACTGTATCACCAAATTTAGCACAGGCACAGAATCAGCCATCATCGACAAActcaacaactgcaacggCAACGGCAACGGCAACGAATGGAGGGGCAGCAAACAATACTATTAGTTTTTCAAGTTCGACATTTGACGCGCTTCTCGGGGAAGTGACAAAGGAGAAAGATATTGAGGAAGCAATATACCTTAAAGATAAACCTCTCTATGGACCAGGAAGCATTGTGGACCAATTAGGTGTACGGACAAATATAGTAGATTAA
- the TSA1 gene encoding cTPxI produces the protein MAPVIQKPAPSFKKTAVVDGVFEEVSLEQYKGKWVLLAFFPLAWTFVCPTEIIAYSEAFKKFADKDAVVLFASTDSEYTLLSWTNAARKDGGLGQLNIPLIADTNHSLSKDYGVLIPEEGVALRGIFLIDPKGVLRQITINDLPVGRSVEESLRLLEAFQFTEKYGEVCPANWQPGSETIKATPNDSKEYFSKVNK, from the coding sequence ATGGCTCCAGTTATTCAAAAACCAGCTCCATCATTCAAGAAGACCGCCGTTGTTGACGGTGTCTTTGAAGAGGTTTCCTTGGAACAATACAAGGGCAAATGGGTCCTCTTGGCTTTTTTCCCATTGGCCTGGACTTTTGTCTGCCCAACTGAAATTATTGCCTACTCTGAGGCATTCAAGAAGTTTGCCGACAAGGATGcagttgttttgtttgcatCTACCGACTCTGAGTACACTTTGTTGTCATGGACCAATGCTGCCAGAAAAGATGGTGGTTTGGGACAATTGAACATTCCATTGATTGCAGACACCAATCACTCTTTGTCCAAGGACTATGGCGTCTTGATTCCAGAAGAAGGTGTTGCCTTGAGAGGTATCTTTTTGATTGACCCAAAGGGTGTCTTGAGACAAATCACCATCAACGACTTGCCAGTTGGTAGATCTGTTGAAGAGTCTTTGAGATTGTTGGAGGCTTTCCAATTTACCGAGAAATATGGTGAAGTTTGCCCAGCCAACTGGCAACCAGGCTCAGAAACCATTAAGGCTACACCAAATGACTCTAAAGAGTACTTCTCGAAGGTCAACAAATAA
- a CDS encoding uncharacterized protein (BUSCO:EOG09263C4C) has product MSEIDLLLKSVMSSAESTRYAVDELTAHIKENRDNLPDFINKLLQKSNQKEPEGISLLSLKNDALASYINNLSLVVLSQLDRLEGGNSTHGLDHNNNSGDVDYRTEVSKQRDEAIARTIVQRVTLEKGVKPLERKINYQMENLVKAYNKTEAQQKEQERKDEKEGEEGSSSSISSGGGGDRNASNKSVASSSDDDDDEEDDDDDDDDDELAYRPDATALAKLAPKATKSKSSASAFASASSSSSTEKYKPPKISAVAPPSSIREPTAKPDKTKRLQSMEEYLQEQSDLPIAEANIGSTIVGHGRGGVKTQHDRRKEKEIQAYEESNFTRLPATQTKKSFREKQRDMANQFAGEDWSIFENRDRNMSEGTSRKKRPASSWDRAKKRRSK; this is encoded by the coding sequence ATGTCTGAAATAGATCTTCTTTTGAAATCTGTTATGTCCTCAGCAGAATCTACACGTTATGCTGTGGACGAACTTACTGCCCATATTAAAGAGAATCGAGATAATTTACCAGATTTCATCAATAAACTATTACAAAAACTGAATCAAAAGGAACCGGAAGGTATATCATTGCTTTCACTCAAGAACGATGCACTTGCCTCATACATCAACAACTTATCTCTTGTTGTGCTTAGTCAACTAGATAGACTAGAAGGGGGTAATTCTACTCATGGTCTAGATcataataacaatagtgGTGATGTTGATTATAGAACTGAAGTTTCAAAGCAGCGCGATGAAGCTATTGCAAGAACGATTGTACAGCGTGTGACGCTTGAGAAGGGTGTCAAGCCACTTGAACGGAAGATTAACTATCAAATGGAGAATCTCGTGAAAGCATATAACAAGACGGAAGCTCAACAGAAGGAGcaagaaaggaaagacGAGAAAGAAGGCGAGGagggtagtagtagtagtattagtagtggtggtggtggtgatcgCAATGCAAGCAACAAACTGGTTGCTTCTAGctctgatgatgatgatgatgaggaggacgacgacgacgacgacgacgacgacgagtTGGCATATAGACCAGATGCGACTGCATTGGCCAAACTTGCACCGAAAGCAACCAAATCGAAGTCTTCTGCCTCTGCttttgcttctgcttcatcatcatcatcaactgAAAAGTATAAACCTCCCAAGATATCTGCAGTTGCGCCACCTTCTTCCATTAGGGAGCCTACGGCTAAACCCGACAAGACCAAGAGATTGCAAAGTATGGAAGAGTACTTGCAAGAGCAAAGTGATTTGCCTATTGCTGAGGCAAACATTGGCTCCACTATTGTTGGACATGGTCGTGGAGGTGTTAAAACCCAACATGATCgtagaaaagagaaagaaatacaAGCATACGAAGAGTCGAATTTCACCAGATTACCCGCTACGCAGACAAAGAAGAGCTTTAGGGAGAAGCAAAGGGATATGGCTAATCAATTTGCCGGTGAGGATTGGAGCATATTTGAAAACAGGGATAGAAATATGAGTGAGGGCACGtcgagaaaaaagagaccaGCCTCGTCCTGGGATAGAGCTAAAAAAAGGCGTTCAAAGTAG
- the GDA1 gene encoding Guanosine-diphosphatase (BUSCO:EOG09261EAB), with product MLNTRNLRLVVAVLAIFGIVAFFVSSQNSAGSSVGRVNKEILKSNNNAGGGIQKGTSNDQSNLIQPPVIEDEEEKEQQQQQQQQQSPSQQKTEGKKEKGTNQQDLEKEDSKNTLQGTPHSGTKPPYEKDDKPKKNIAEKIGGNPGDSIADSNGNIKETESETESGNESENKDENVNDVEKITDPKKVNMNSECNEVKYVVMIDAGSTGSRVHVYEFNTCTQPPKLLSEEFMMLEPGLSSFDTDTVGAAKSLDPLLEKALEKVPKDKQGCTPVAVKATAGLRLLGEEKSNAILAEVRKHLEEDYPFAVVKGDGISILDGKDEGVYAWVTANYLLGNIGNKDKLPTAAVFDLGGGSTQIVFEPEYKDDVPVEGETKYKFTFGDHDFTLYQFSHLGFGLMQGRNKINKLVLDNYKKSKDAKELTLYTSKKEAKEAVAEVDIINPCIPPKSIAKNVAVEVADGEIYVVNMKGSSEATGSQCRFLAEQILNKDQACESKPCSFNGVHQPSLVRAFNKDSDMYVFSFFYDRTNPIGMPSSFTVEELRDLTKSVCQGESLWNNVFLGEHVDNLSKEPQWCLDLSFITAMLHTGYDIPLHRELRTAKKIDNNELGWCLGASLPLLDSTSSNWECKKPKKTSFENI from the coding sequence ATGCTAAACACTCGAAATTTGAGGCTCGTTGTGGCCGTGCTAGCCATCTTTGGTATCGTTGCATTCTTTGTCAGCTCACAGAACTCAGCAGGCAGCTCAGTCGGCCGTGTCAACAAAGAAATACTTAAATCCAATAACAATGCCGGTGGTGGTATTCAAAAGGGTACCCTGAATGATCAGTCCAATTTGATCCAACCCCCTGTCAtcgaagacgaagaagaaaaggaacaacaacaacaacaacaacaacaacaactgccaCTGCAACAAAAGAcggaaggaaagaaagaaaaaggaacaaatcAACAGGACTTGGAAAAGGAGGATTCAAAGAATACGCTACAAGGAACTCCACACTCAGGAACAAAACCACCATACGAGAAAGACGACAAGCCCAAGAAGAACATTGCTGAGAAAATTGGTGGAAATCCCGGTGATTCAATTGCCGACTCCAACGGGAATATCAAGGAAACTGAATCAGAAACTGAATCAGGAAACGAAtcagaaaataaagatgaaaatgtCAATGACGTTGAAAAAATCACCGACCCTAAAAAAGTCAATATGAATAGTGAGTGCAATGAGGTGAAATACGTTGTTATGATTGATGCGGGCAGTACTGGTTCAAGAGTCCACGTTTACGAATTCAACACGTGCACTCAACCCCCAAAACTACTTTCTGAAGAGTTTATGATGCTTGAACCTGGCTTGAGCTCATTCGACACTGATACAGTTGGCGCAGCTAAATCCTTAGACCCATTGTTGGAAAAGGCATTGGAAAAAGTCCCAAAAGATAAACAAGGATGTACACCAGTTGCTGTTAAAGCCACTGCTGGGTTGAGACTACTCGGAGAAGAGAAATCGAATGCAATTTTGGCAGAAGTGAGAAAACATCTTGAAGAGGATTATCCATTTGCAGTTGTTAAAGGAGATGGTATTTCCATATTGGACGGCAAGGATGAAGGTGTTTACGCTTGGGTGACTGCCAATTATTTGTTAGGAAACATTGGAAATAAAGATAAGTTGCCAACTGCTGCAGTATTTGACTTGGGCGGTGGCTCAACCCAAATTGTGTTTGAACCCGAGTACAAAGATGACGTTCCAGTTGAAGGTGAGACCAAGTACAAGTTTACATTTGGTGACCACGATTTCACCTTGTACCAATTTAGCCACTTGGGCTTTGGTTTGATGCAaggaagaaacaaaatcaataaaTTGGTTTTGGACAATTAtaaaaagagcaaagatGCTAAGGAATTGACATTGTATACAAGCAAAAAGGAAGCCAAGGAGGCAGTTGCCGAAGTCGATATTATAAATCCATGTATCCCACCAAAATCTATCGCCAAAAATGTTGCAGTTGAAGTTGCCGATGGCGAGATTTATGTTGTCAACATGAAAGGTTCATCTGAGGCCACTGGATCACAATGTAGATTTTTGGCTGAGCAAATCTTAAATAAAGACCAAGCATGCGAAAGCAAGCCATGTTCATTCAATGGTGTCCATCAGCCATCCTTGGTGCGTGCATTCAACAAAGACTCAGATATGTATGTTTTCTCATTCTTTTACGATAGAACAAACCCTATTGGGATGCCATCAAGTTTCACAGTTGAAGAATTGAGGGACTTGACCAAGTCTGTGTGTCAAGGTGAATCATTATGGAACAATGTGTTTTTGGGCGAGCATGTTGACAATTTGAGCAAGGAACCCCAATGGTGTTTGGACTTGAGTTTTATTACTGCCATGTTGCACACTGGATATGATATTCCATTGCATAGAGAGTTAAGGACAGCCAAGAAGATTGACAATAATGAGTTAGGATGGTGTTTGGGCGCTTCTTTACCATTGCTTGATAGCACTAGTTCCAATTGGGAATGTAAAAAACCGAAAAAGACATCGTTTGAAAATATCTAG
- the CPR2 gene encoding Peptidyl-prolyl cis-trans isomerase B, translated as MMKILTSLALVASLLFFFFNTARAAAAKDLPENPPVTDTVYFDIEEEGNSIGRITIGLFGTIVPKTVENFRTIAASTDPKQQYTNSVFHRVIKNFMIQGGDYEYGQGYGGQSIFGKKFEDENFQLKHDRKYRLSMANAGKNTNGSQFFITTAVTSWLDGKHVVFGEVLDGQDVVDYIESVKTARGDRPVKEIKISKAGVIKAKEDLKKDEL; from the coding sequence ATGATGAAGATACTAACCTCATTGGCACTTGTTGCATCCTTactattcttcttcttcaacactgcaagagcagcagcagcaaagGATTTACCCGAGAACCCTCCTGTTACCGACACCGTTTACTTCGATatcgaagaagaaggaaattCTATCGGTCGTATCACCATTGGACTTTTTGGCACTATTGTGCCCAAAACAGTTGAAAACTTCAGAACCATTGCTGCTTCGACTGACCCTAAGCAGCAATACACCAATTCCGTGTTCCATCGTGTTATCAAGAATTTCATGATTCAAGGTGGTGACTATGAATATGGCCAGGGATATGGTGGACAATCTATTTTTGGGAAGaaatttgaagatgaaaatttCCAATTGAAACACGATAGGAAGTACAGATTGAGCATGGCCAATGCTGGTAAAAACACCAATGGTTCTCAGTTCTTTATCACCACGGCGGTTACTAGTTGGTTAGATGGTAAGCATGTTGTGTTTGGTGAAGTTTTGGATGGTCAGGATGTGGTTGATTACATTGAGAGTGTAAAGACTGCACGTGGTGATAGACCAGTCAAGGAGATTAAAATCTCAAAAGCTGGGGTGATTAAAGCAAAAGAGGACTTAAAAAAGGACGAGCTTTAA
- the DED1 gene encoding DEAD-box ATP-dependent RNA helicase, which yields MSDISQQMNNLSVQDNNKPNGNGYSGQPQQQSGRRQYVPPHLRNRSSHQPSSNGANGDIPFGGSRRSDYGGGRGGFGFGGGSNGGGSGPSGGYRNGGARGGSRGGFGGGRYQRPTPGVGRWVDGKHEPAPRNDRLELELFGVAEDTSFQSSGINFDNYDDIPVEASGEGVPEPINSFTAPPLDELLVENIKLSRFTKPTPVQKYSVPIVAAGRDLMACAQTGSGKTGGFLFPVLSESYMNGPAPIPESTGAFSSHKVYPTILVMAPTRELVSQIYDESKKFAYRSWVRPCVVYGGADIGNQIRQLDRGCDLLVATPGRLKDLLERGRVSLANIKYLVLDEADRMLDMGFEPQIRHIVQECDMPDVQDRQTLMFSATFPRDIQMLARDFLKDYIFLSVGRVGSTSENITQKVLYVEDEEKKSVILDLLNANSEGLTIVFTETKRMADNLADFLYDQGFPATAIHGDRSQYEREKALAAFKSGQAPILVATAVAARGLDIPNVSHVINYDLPSDIDDYVHRIGRTGRAGNVGIATAFFNRNNKNIVKGMLDLLTEANQEVPDFLNKIARESAFGRPGRGSSRGGGAGGFGGSRGGANRDFRRAGGASGSSSSGWGNSSSSGWGGSGNSGWGNSNGYSNGGGSYGGSRSSFNDNSSYGNPSSQNSWW from the coding sequence ATGTCTGACATTAGTCAACAGATGAATAACTTGAGCGTTCAAGATAACAATAAACCCAATGGTAATGGGTATTCAGGTCAAccgcaacaacaatcgGGAAGAAGACAATATGTGCCACCACACTTGAGAAACAGGTCATCTCATCAGCCATCTTCCAATGGTGCAAACGGTGATATTCCTTTTGGAGGATCACGTCGTTCTGActatggtggtggtagaggtggttttggttttggtggtggtagtaacGGCGGCGGTAGCGGCCCATCAGGTGGGTACAGAAACGGTGGCGCTAGAGGCGGATCAAGAGGTGGTTTTGGTGGTGGAAGATACCAAAGACCTACACCAGGTGTTGGTAGATGGGTTGACGGCAAGCACGAACCTGCACCTCGTAACGATAGATTGGAACTTGAATTgtttggtgttgctgaagACACCCTGTTTCAATCATCAGGTATCAACTTTGACAACTACGATGACATTCCTGTTGAGGCCAGTGGTGAAGGTGTTCCTGAACCAATCAACTCATTCACTGCACCACCTTTGGACGAATTGTTAGTTGAAAACATTAAATTGTCTCGTTTCACCAAACCAACCCCAGTTCAGAAATACTCAGTGCCAATTGTTGCTGCCGGCAGAGACTTGATGGCATGTGCTCAAACTGGTTCAGGTAAGACTGGTGGTTTCCTTTTCCCAGTATTGTCAGAGTCCTATATGAATGGTCCTGCTCCAATTCCTGAGTCGACTGGTGCCTTTTCATCACACAAGGTTTACCCAACAATTCTTGTTATGGCTCCAACAAGAGAGTTGGTTTCGCAAATTTATGACgaaagtaaaaagtttGCTTATAGATCATGGGTCCGTCCATGTGTTGTTTATGGTGGTGCTGATATTGGTAACCAAATTAGACAATTGGACAGAGGTTGCGACTTGTTGGTTGCTACTCCAGGTCGTCTTAAGGATTTGTTGGAGAGAGGTAGAGTCTCCTTGGCAAACATCAAGTACCTTGTCTTGGACGAAGCCGACAGAATGTTGGATATGGGATTTGAACCACAAATCAGACACATTGTTCAAGAGTGTGACATGCCAGATGTCCAAGATAGACAAACATTGATGTTTTCAGCTACTTTCCCTAGAGACATTCAAATGTTGGCACGTGACTTTTTGAAAGATTACATTTTCCTTTCTGTTGGTAGAGTTGGTTCTACTTCAGAGAATATCACACAAAAGGTTTTGTATGTCGAAGACGAGGAAAAGAAGTCTGTTATTTTGGACTTGTTGAATGCAAACAGCGAAGGTTTGACCATTGTGTTTACAGAGACTAAGAGAATGGCTGACAACTTGGCAGACTTTTTGTATGACCAAGGATTCccagcaacagcaattCACGGTGATAGATCTCAATAcgaaagagaaaaggcACTTGCTGCATTTAAATCTGGTCAAGCGCCTATCTTGGTTGCTACTGCGGTTGCAGCTAGAGGTTTGGATATTCCAAATGTTTCACACGTCATCAACTATGACTTGCCAAGTGACATTGATGACTATGTTCATAGAATCGGTCGTACTGGTCGTGCTGGTAACGTTGGTATTGCCACTGCATTCTTtaacagaaacaacaaaaacattgtCAAGGGAATGCTTGACTTGTTGACGGAGGCTAACCAAGAAGTTCCAGATTTCTTGAACAAGATTGCTAGAGAATCAGCATTTGGTAGACCAGGTCGTGGATCTTCACGCGgaggtggtgctggtggtttTGGCGGCTCTCGTGGCGGAGCTAACAGAGACTTTAGAAGAGCCGGCGGTGCTAGCGGTTCATCAAGCTCTGGTTGGGGTAACAGCTCTAGCAGTGGCTGGGGTGGTTCAGGCAACTCTGGTTGGGGCAACTCTAACGGTTACTCCAACGGCGGAGGTTCTTATGGTGGCTCTCGTTCAAGCTTCAATGACAATTCAAGCTACGGTAACCCATCGTCCCAAAACTCATGGTGGTAG
- the HNT2 gene encoding Dinucleoside triphosphate hydrolase yields MGSTHDVYFFRYLVNKQVFFRSRLTYALVNLKPLVPGHVLVVPLRTSVLRFSDLIPDESVDYMNTLQLIHKFIIKHYKADSLNIAIQDGPESGQSIPHLHTHIIPRYKTDGFGDSIYEKLEKFDLDTRYQDFEKRKQIAIQVREQQETNELNQDDSQRIERSEDVMAEEAKELAKALTSFMDEDGATDKFANITRRQEHHHQHSNSNSNSSKNIA; encoded by the coding sequence ATGGGCTCAACACATGATGTATACTTTTTCAGATATTTGGTCAACAAACAGGTCTTTTTCCGCTCCAGACTCACTTATGCATTAGTCAATTTAAAACCATTGGTCCCGGGTCACGTCCTCGTGGTGCCACTTCGTACTTCAGTATTAAGATTCAGCGACTTAATACCAGACGAATCCGTTGATTACATGAATACATTGCAACTCATTCACAAGTTTATCATCAAACACTACAAAGCCGACTCGCTCAACATTGCCATTCAGGACGGCCCCGAGCTGGGGCAACTGATACCGCATTTGCATACGCATATTATTCCACGGTACAAGACGGATGGATTTGGTGACTCGATTTAtgagaaattggaaaagtttGATCTCGACACTAGATACcaagattttgaaaagagaaaacaaattgcaaTACAAGTAAGAGAACAGCAAGAAACAAACGAACTAAATCAAGATGATTCGCAGAGAATAGAGAGACTGGAAGATGTCATGGCTGAGGAAGCAAAGGAGTTGGCAAAGGCATTAACCTCGTTTATGGATGAAGATGGCGCTACCGATAAGTTCGCCAACATTACCCGCCGCCAAGAACACCACCATCAACACAGTAACAGTAACAGTAACAGCAGCAAGAACATTGCGTAG